The following are encoded together in the Streptococcus oralis genome:
- a CDS encoding redoxin family protein codes for MKKWQTCLLGVGSICCLAACSAKNMSDESTMREQSKTEQVSSKTATKGQEVADFELTGVDGKTYRLSDYKGKKVYLKFWASWCSICLASLPDTDEIAKEAGDDYVVLTVVSPGHKGEQAEADFKNWYKGLDYKNFPVLIDPSGKLLESYGVRSYPTQAFIDKEGKLVKTQPGFMDKDMILKELKEMG; via the coding sequence ATGAAAAAATGGCAAACATGTCTCCTTGGAGTAGGCTCAATTTGTTGCTTGGCAGCCTGTTCGGCTAAAAACATGTCAGACGAGTCTACTATGAGGGAGCAATCCAAAACAGAACAAGTTAGTTCGAAAACTGCGACTAAAGGTCAGGAAGTCGCTGATTTTGAACTGACAGGTGTAGATGGCAAGACCTATCGTTTGTCTGATTACAAGGGCAAGAAAGTCTATCTCAAATTTTGGGCTTCTTGGTGTTCCATCTGTCTAGCCAGCCTTCCAGATACGGATGAAATTGCTAAAGAAGCTGGTGATGACTATGTGGTCTTGACAGTGGTGTCTCCTGGACACAAGGGGGAACAAGCAGAAGCGGACTTTAAGAATTGGTACAAGGGCTTGGATTATAAAAATTTTCCAGTTTTAATTGATCCATCAGGTAAACTCTTGGAAAGTTATGGTGTCCGTTCTTATCCGACTCAAGCCTTTATAGACAAGGAAGGCAAGCTGGTCAAAACGCAACCAGGTTTTATGGATAAGGATATGATTTTAAAAGAATTGAAAGAAATGGGGTAG
- the msrB gene encoding peptide-methionine (R)-S-oxide reductase MsrB: MNDKVKLFVLAGVILLALTGFYFLLMRNAGQTDSSQIEKASVSQGGKTVKKTEVSKDADLHEIYLAGGCFWGVEEYFSRVPGVTDAVSGYANGRGETTKYELINQTGHAETVHITYDANQISLKEILLHYFRIINPTSKNKQGNDVGTQYRTGVYYTDDKDLELINQVFDEVAKKYDQPLAVEKENLKNFVVAEDYHQDYLKKNPNGYCHINVNQAAYPVIDASKYPKPSDEELKKTLSPEEYAVTQKNQTERAFSNRYWDKFESGIYVDVATGEPLFSSKDKFESGCGWPSFTQPISPDVVTYKEDKSYNMTRMEVRSRVGDSHLGHVFTDGPQDKGGLRYCINSLSIRFIPKDQMEEKGYAYLLDYVD, from the coding sequence ATGAATGATAAAGTAAAACTTTTTGTCTTGGCAGGGGTCATTCTCCTAGCCCTAACCGGTTTCTATTTTCTATTGATGCGAAATGCAGGGCAGACAGATAGCTCGCAAATTGAGAAAGCATCAGTTAGCCAAGGAGGAAAAACAGTGAAAAAAACAGAAGTGAGTAAAGACGCAGACTTGCACGAAATTTATCTAGCTGGGGGATGTTTCTGGGGAGTGGAGGAATACTTCTCACGCGTTCCCGGAGTGACAGATGCCGTTTCTGGCTATGCAAACGGTAGAGGGGAAACAACCAAGTACGAATTGATTAATCAAACAGGCCATGCAGAGACTGTCCATATCACCTATGATGCCAATCAAATTTCCCTCAAGGAAATTCTGCTTCATTACTTCCGCATCATTAATCCAACCAGCAAAAATAAACAAGGAAATGATGTGGGGACTCAGTATCGTACCGGCGTATATTACACAGATGACAAGGATTTGGAACTAATCAACCAAGTCTTTGATGAAGTTGCTAAGAAATACGACCAACCTCTGGCAGTTGAAAAGGAAAATTTGAAGAATTTTGTGGTGGCGGAGGATTATCACCAAGACTACCTCAAGAAAAATCCAAATGGCTACTGTCATATCAATGTTAATCAGGCTGCCTATCCCGTCATTGATGCTAGCAAATATCCTAAACCAAGTGATGAGGAATTGAAAAAGACCTTGTCGCCTGAGGAGTATGCCGTTACCCAGAAAAATCAAACAGAACGAGCTTTTTCAAACCGTTACTGGGATAAATTTGAATCTGGTATCTATGTGGATGTGGCAACTGGCGAACCTCTCTTTTCATCAAAGGACAAGTTTGAGTCTGGTTGTGGCTGGCCTAGTTTCACCCAACCAATTAGTCCAGATGTTGTCACCTACAAGGAAGATAAGTCCTACAATATGACGCGTATGGAAGTGAGAAGCCGAGTTGGAGATTCTCACCTTGGCCATGTCTTTACAGATGGGCCTCAGGACAAGGGTGGCTTGCGCTACTGTATCAATAGTCTTTCTATCCGATTTATTCCCAAAGACCAAATGGAAGAAAAAGGCTATGCCTATTTACTAGATTATGTCGATTAA
- a CDS encoding response regulator transcription factor, which translates to MTYTILIVEDEYLVRQGLTKLVNVAAYDMEIIGQAENGRQAWDLIQKQVPDIILTDINMPQLNGIQLASLVRETYPQVHLVFLTGYDDFDYALSAVKLGVDDYLLKPFSRQDIEEMLGKIKQKLDKEEKEEQLQDLLTDKFEGNIAQKIQSHLADSQFSLKSLASDLGFSPTYLSSLIKKELGLPFQDYLVRERVKQAKLLLLTTDLKIYEIAEKVGFEDMNYFTQRFKQIAGVTPRQFKKGEGR; encoded by the coding sequence ATGACCTACACAATCTTAATCGTAGAAGATGAGTATCTGGTAAGACAAGGCTTGACCAAGTTGGTCAATGTGGCAGCCTACGATATGGAAATCATCGGTCAGGCTGAAAATGGAAGACAGGCTTGGGACTTGATTCAAAAGCAGGTGCCAGATATCATTTTAACTGATATCAATATGCCTCAGCTAAATGGCATCCAGTTGGCCAGTCTGGTCCGAGAAACCTATCCTCAGGTGCATCTGGTATTTTTGACGGGTTACGATGATTTTGATTATGCCTTGTCTGCTGTCAAACTCGGTGTAGATGATTACCTGCTCAAACCCTTTTCTCGTCAGGATATTGAGGAAATGTTGGGGAAAATCAAGCAAAAACTAGACAAGGAAGAAAAAGAAGAGCAGTTACAAGATTTATTAACCGATAAGTTTGAGGGAAATATTGCTCAGAAAATCCAGTCCCATCTAGCTGACAGTCAGTTTAGTTTGAAGTCTTTGGCCAGTGACTTGGGCTTTAGTCCGACTTATTTGAGTTCCTTGATTAAGAAAGAGTTGGGCCTGCCTTTTCAGGATTACCTGGTGAGAGAGCGTGTCAAACAGGCCAAGCTCTTGCTTCTGACTACGGATTTAAAGATTTATGAGATAGCCGAAAAGGTTGGTTTTGAAGATATGAACTATTTTACCCAACGTTTTAAACAGATTGCAGGTGTGACACCTCGTCAGTTTAAGAAAGGGGAAGGCCGATGA
- a CDS encoding TIGR01440 family protein → MKEKDIQRATSQIVEDVIEKANLKQGAIFVLGLSSSEVIGGQIGKESSQEIGEIIVKTILDILEGKGIHLAVQGCEHVNRALVVERQVAEQFGLEIVSVLPTLHAGGSGQLAAFKFMRDPVEVEFIKAHAGLDIGDTAIGMHVKHVQVPIRPLLREIGHAHVTALASRPKLIGGARAQYPQDSIRKS, encoded by the coding sequence ATGAAGGAAAAAGACATTCAAAGAGCAACAAGCCAGATTGTAGAAGATGTAATAGAAAAGGCTAATTTGAAGCAAGGAGCCATCTTTGTTTTGGGTCTTTCTTCTAGTGAGGTGATAGGTGGTCAGATTGGCAAGGAATCCAGTCAAGAAATTGGGGAAATCATTGTGAAGACCATCCTAGATATCCTAGAGGGAAAAGGAATTCATCTAGCTGTTCAAGGTTGTGAACATGTCAATCGAGCCCTCGTCGTTGAACGTCAGGTGGCAGAGCAGTTTGGTCTTGAAATCGTCAGTGTCCTTCCTACACTTCATGCAGGAGGTTCGGGTCAGTTGGCAGCCTTCAAGTTTATGCGGGATCCAGTTGAGGTTGAATTTATCAAGGCCCATGCTGGATTGGATATCGGAGATACTGCGATTGGCATGCATGTCAAGCATGTTCAGGTTCCGATTCGCCCTCTTTTGAGGGAAATTGGGCATGCCCATGTAACGGCTCTAGCTAGTCGTCCCAAACTAATCGGAGGTGCGCGTGCGCAGTATCCACAAGATTCTATCAGAAAGTCGTGA
- a CDS encoding cache domain-containing sensor histidine kinase — MKRSSLLVRMVISIFLVFLILLAVVGTFYYQSSSSAIEATIEGNSQTTISQTSHFIHSYIKKLETTSTSLTQQADVLAYAENPNQVQAKGIRDLFLTILKADQDLKTVVLVTKSGQVISTDDSVQMKTSSDMMAEDWYQKAIHQGAKPVLTPARKSDSQWVISVTQELVDTKGANLGVLRLDISYETLEAYLNQLQLGQQGFAFIINENHEFVYHPKRTVYSSASEMEAMKPYIETGQGYTLYHQSYVSQEKIAGTDWTVIGVSSLEKLDQVRSQLLWTLLAASALSLLACLCLVWFSLKRWIAPLKDLRETMLEIASGTQNLRAKEAGAYELREVTRQFNAMLDQIDQLMADVRRQEEATRQYELQALSSQINPHFLYNTLDTIIWMAEFQDSQRVVQVTKSLATYFRLALNQGKDLISLSDEINHVRQYLFIQKQRYGDKLEYEIDEDPAFGNLVLPKLVLQPLVENALYHGIKEKEGQGHIKVSVQKKDTGLVIRIEDDGVGFQATSDSSQSQLKRGGVGLQNVDQRLKLHFGDNYQMKINSVPSKGTTVEIYINKIEIS, encoded by the coding sequence ATGAAGCGTTCTTCTCTCTTAGTCAGAATGGTTATTTCCATCTTTCTGGTCTTTCTCATTCTACTAGCTGTTGTTGGGACTTTCTACTATCAATCTAGTTCATCAGCCATTGAGGCCACTATTGAGGGTAATAGCCAAACGACCATTAGCCAAACTAGCCACTTTATTCATTCTTATATCAAAAAATTAGAAACCACCTCTACCAGTTTGACCCAGCAGGCAGATGTCTTAGCCTATGCTGAGAATCCTAACCAAGTCCAAGCCAAGGGAATCAGAGATCTGTTTTTGACTATCTTAAAGGCAGACCAGGACTTGAAAACGGTGGTACTGGTCACCAAATCCGGTCAGGTTATTTCTACAGATGATAGTGTGCAGATGAAAACTTCCTCAGATATGATGGCTGAGGATTGGTACCAAAAGGCTATTCATCAGGGAGCTAAGCCAGTTTTAACCCCAGCTCGTAAATCAGATAGTCAATGGGTCATTTCTGTCACTCAGGAACTTGTCGATACAAAGGGGGCCAATCTTGGCGTGCTTCGATTAGACATTTCCTACGAAACTCTGGAAGCCTATCTCAACCAGCTCCAGTTGGGCCAGCAGGGCTTTGCCTTTATCATCAATGAAAACCATGAATTTGTCTACCATCCTAAACGTACTGTCTATAGCTCAGCGAGTGAAATGGAGGCCATGAAACCCTACATCGAGACGGGGCAGGGATATACGCTGTATCACCAATCCTACGTCAGTCAGGAAAAGATTGCAGGTACTGATTGGACGGTTATAGGTGTGTCTTCGCTGGAGAAGTTAGACCAGGTTCGGAGTCAGCTCTTGTGGACCTTGCTTGCTGCTAGTGCCTTATCTCTTCTTGCCTGTCTCTGCTTGGTGTGGTTCAGTCTCAAACGCTGGATTGCCCCTTTGAAGGATCTGAGAGAAACCATGCTGGAAATTGCTTCTGGTACACAAAATCTTCGAGCCAAAGAAGCTGGCGCCTATGAACTGAGAGAAGTGACTCGCCAGTTTAATGCCATGCTGGATCAGATTGATCAGTTGATGGCAGATGTGCGCAGGCAGGAAGAAGCAACCCGGCAGTATGAACTTCAAGCACTGTCGAGCCAGATTAACCCCCATTTCCTCTATAATACTTTGGACACTATCATCTGGATGGCTGAATTTCAGGATAGTCAGCGAGTGGTTCAGGTGACCAAGTCTTTGGCAACCTATTTCCGCTTGGCGCTCAATCAAGGCAAGGATTTGATTTCTCTTTCTGATGAAATCAATCATGTCCGCCAGTATCTCTTTATCCAGAAACAACGCTATGGTGATAAGCTGGAGTATGAGATTGATGAAGATCCTGCTTTTGGTAACCTAGTCTTGCCCAAGCTGGTGTTACAACCTCTTGTAGAAAATGCTCTTTACCATGGTATTAAGGAGAAGGAAGGTCAGGGCCATATTAAAGTCTCTGTTCAGAAAAAGGATACAGGGCTTGTCATCCGCATTGAGGATGATGGTGTTGGTTTCCAAGCTACTAGCGATAGTAGTCAAAGTCAGCTCAAACGTGGAGGAGTTGGTTTGCAAAACGTTGATCAACGCCTCAAACTTCATTTTGGAGACAATTACCAGATGAAGATCAATTCTGTACCTTCAAAAGGGACGACGGTTGAAATATACATTAATAAAATAGAAATAAGTTAG